The genomic stretch AGAAATTTCGATTCAAGAACAGATGTAATGCTACAGTTACCGTCAATCTAAACAAGAATTCCGATCATTAGCATCCATTCCAGCGAAACTACGGAGAAATTTGGGTTCAAAAACAGATGTAGTGCTACATTCACCCCCAAACAAAACGAGATGAGAATCATCAGATCCGTACCATCCATCTCAAGGAAACTACCAAGAAGTTTCGATTCAAGAACAGATGTAATGCTACAGTTACCGTCAATCTAAACAAGAATCGTCCGACCATTAGCATCCGTTCCAGCGAAACTACTGAGAAATTTGGGCTCAAGAGCAGATGTAGTGCTACATTCGCCACCAAACAAAACGAGAATAACCAGATCAGTGCCGTCCATTTTGAGGTTACCACCGAGAAGTTTGGATTCAAAAACGTGTAATGCTACATTTACCGTTAATCTGAACAAGAATCGTCGGATCATTACCATTTATTTCAGCGAAACCACCGAGAAATTTGGGGGTTCTAGAACAGATTTCTTGGAGCCGCTTCGTCTTCCAGAAAGAAAAGTTGGATTCAAGAACCAATATAAAGCCACAGATCAAGCTGAGGCAGTAACGAAAAAAAGGGAGACGAAGATGGCGACGAGACTTAACTGGTGAGCCTGTCAGGGTCGACGTGGTAGATGTCCGTCTCCTTCACGGCCGCCTTATCGGGAATGCGTCGTCCGAGCACCTTGGGCGCGAGGTAGTACCACAACAGGTCTTGGTCGCTCGGGTTGAAGACGAACCCTGCCGGCACCGGCATGTTGTTGGGATGCAAAGCCTCACTTCTCCCGCACTCCGATACACTTCTTATATAGTAGCCAAGCGACGGAGCCTTCCCAGCTGCGACTCCATCTCATTTTGATATGATTGTTtgcattatattatatatatatatatatatatatatatatatatatatatatatatatatatatatatatatatatatatatatatatatagtttagaaCGATGATAATTCATGGAAGATAAAATAGttagtaatttaaaaaatatatttaatacaATTTTAAACccttaattaatatatattattataatatttctaaTCAACAAGGTATTACAATTCATTATCAATTCAACCCAATTAAGGATTGAGTGATATTATTTGATatcaataatatttaaaatataaattaagatGCTTTGATATATTATTTCATCTTCCATATTATcgatgattttattttcttatcaagcgcaaataaaataatttttttgagaattaATGATAATCAAGTTGGATGATTTCTTCATCCGCTCATTTTAACGAACGAGGGATATATGCCAGTGagatgattaatttttaaaaatatatttatttaatagtcAACTTATAAGAGTTTCTATTTAgtattactaatttttttttaatttattctttatttttaaaataatctctCACTAGATCAGATTTTGTTAAAAACATATCTTTCTAAATTTTATTTCTGAAttaatatcataatattttttaataagagctatgattatttttaacttttattttgatgaataaataatttataatatatataataaaaataatatttatttatttgactcttgatttttttttcacatGTTGTAATCATGTGAAAACAAAAATCAAGAGGCGAcacttataattttaaatatattaaaaataataaattagttaTCTCATCtcgatcaaataaaaaaaatgtttaaaTATTTGTTATCAGCTAATCAACTCTTCTAGAACTTAGATTGACTACATCAAACATATTATAAAAACACCAAAGAACATGTTTGCAATACAAATTTAACTCAATGATAAAGTCATAGAGATAGAAATGTCCACATAATTTGAAACAAGCATCCAATATCCCTTATTTCTACTCCTTATCTTCCAAATTTATTACACATTTATGAATCAAAACTTGACTTTAAAGTTCCCACAAactcaaattaataataatatatagagGACAATGTGATGTGACGCATCACACTAAAATAAACCAATTAAGGGCTACAAATGAATTAAATATAGAGAAGACCGAGTCATCCAGACTCGGTCAGAACTCGGCCGAGTTCATGCGCGGCGGGTTAGCATAGTAATTGGGCCGCCTGCGAATTGACATCATCCCCTCCGAGACGATGCTGCCGTCGTCGTCCGCCGGGAACCCCATCGACAGCGACGGCTCGGCGTCGTCTTCGTCGTCCCCCCTCAGCGCCCTAAGCGTCTTCTTGGCCATCTCCCGCCGCATCTCGCCGCCGCTGACCCAGCCCTCCGCCACCCGCGTCAGCACCGGCTCCGCGCTCGCCGACCTTGCCAATCCGCGGAAACGGAGGCTCCCGCGGCTCATCCCGTATAGCGCCGCCACGCAGTATTCCTCCACCGCGGCAGCCGCCGGCGACCTCATAAGAGACACCACCGACGCCACTGCCCCGCCATCCATCAGCGCCGCCCGCCCCTCGTTGCAACCGGCGAGGTTGCACACGACCATCATCGCCAGCCTCGCTAATCCCGGCCCTTGCGTCGTCGACGGCGTCCCTCCCGGGGACACCTCCCTCTCCGACGCTACCGAGAGCAGGGCCCGCACCACCCCTGGAGCTCTCGCGATCTTCGAACGGTTGGCGCCGGCGAGGGAGAGGTAGTACAACGCCATCCCGGCGTCGCGACGAGCGCGGAGGCCGTCGGCTGAGGGCACGGAGAAGAGGTCGAGCAGCGGCGGGATGGCACCAAGAACGCCGATCGCCGCTCTGTTTTCGTCAGCGAGGGCCAGACTAAAGAGAGCGCCAGCGGCGTGGTAGCGGGCCTCCGGGTACCCGCCCTCGAGCACTTCCACGAGCGGCGGCACTGCCCCTGACCTCACAATGCGGACCCGGTTCTCAGGCTCCAAAGAAAGGTTCACCAATGAGGCGGTCGCGCTGATCTGGACGGCGGCGCTGCTTGAGAGGAGCATAGAGCGGAGCGCGGCGAGGAGGCGAGGCGTGCAGAGGTCGATCCGGCGCTTGCGGTTCTCCTTGGTAGCTTGCCGGAGCAACACCACAGCGGATTCCTGTTCGGAGAGCTCCGTATCCATCAATTTAATCAGAACCTCCTCTTCCGACACACCGACGTCGGCAGTCTGGGACGTGGGGAGACTGGTAGCGGTCCGATTGTGGACTTCGGGTGGCGGCGGCTCTTTGGGCGCTTCCTCGACGAAGGCCTCGGTGATGGAGGAATTGGAGGAAGACGACTGGTACGAGGACGCCGACGAGGTTAAGTGCTGCGAAAAGGAGGGAGCTTGATTCTTGGTGCGAACGGAGAAAGCGGAAGGGGCGTTGGGATTCATCGCCCCCCTCAAACTCTGGGCCGGTCTCGTCGATCTGCTGCCAAAAATCTCACCCTCCCCATCCGAGGACGCCGAAGAAGCTCGCATCGCCTCACCTTTCTCGTCGTATCGGCTGCCGTAAGAATCCGCGGCAGCTGCTGCTCTGGAGAGCTCACctcttttctctcttcctctttcaGTTCCACCGTAAGAATCCGCGGCAGCTGCTGCTCTGGAGAGCTCACCTCGTTTCTCTTTTCCTCTTTCAGTTCCACCGTACCCGTGTGGCGATCGAGAGGCCTCACCTTTTTCCGCCTCCTCTGCTTCGTCGAAAGAGAACGCCGCGAATCTCCGCATGAATTCACCCCTTCGATCTCTTCTCCcatgaccaccaccaccactaccatCACCACCGGCAGCATGAGGAGGGGAGGGACGTGGATTACTGGAGGGGGGCATGAGGCTACGGACGAGGGCGCGGGCGGCGTCGGGGGGCATGGGCTGGGGGGGCGGTATGCCAATGCTCTGGCACCAGCTGAGGATGGCGGACTTGAGGGCGACGTTGGGGATGAGAACGAGAGGGGAGGGGCTGAGTTCGAGGGAGAGGCCGGGCGGGGAGAAGGCGAGGTCGGCGCAGGCCTGGACGCAGCTGCGCTCGAAGGTGTGGCCGGAGGGAGGGACGATGACGGGGTCGGCCATGAGGGAGCGGGAGATGGGGCAGAGGAACTCCACGGCCATCTCCGCCGCCGCTATGGAGGACACAGGCGAGGTGCTCGAGGCGGAGGTAGACGAGCGGTGGTCGTTGGAGAACCTCCAAAAGGGCTTGCGGCTTCCCATTCAATCCCTTTTCCCAAGGTTGACCATATAATCTCTCTTCCCCTTCCTTCCTTTCCTCCATTTTCTATTGTGTTTGCTTGGTGATTTGGAAGAGGGAAGACTTGGAGATGGAGAAGACCAAAGGAAGGGAGAGAGTAGTAGTGAAGAAAAAACAATATTAGCAATAAAAGTAATAACAAAACAAAGAAAACTAGGAAAAAAAGCAATTcaaggaaaataaaaagaaaataataataaaaacaccAAGTTGACTTTGGCCTTCAGAGAAGAATAAATCAAATGCTTCCTTCATTTCCTGAATATAGAGTTCTTAGTTCTGTATGTGGATAAGCCAATCAATTGCCAATGACTAATCAGTTTTGTAGCAAAACGTTTCTTTAAATTGGTTCTTTGACTTTGACCAAGGTAAATATAATGTGTAAGATTCCTCATTAGCCATGAATAATTACAATACTATTTGATGATAAGGTGGGATTTGTAGAAATCAGACTTTGACTCTTCAAAAGATCCACTGGCTTTAAAAGAACCCAAGTTTGCTGGTTTCCCCTCTACTGCACAACTCAGCTTCTATATTTTAATCAGTGTTGTGGGCTTAGAAAATGAACCTGTCCTTGTATGAcctcataaaaataattattcagaGTGAGAGGATGGTGTTAAATATTGGATGGCTTCAACACATGATACAGAGATGGCATGCACATAAAGTTAGATAATGGTTGCCAAGATTACATGAAGCATTGACTTTCCGGCAAAATCTTGTACATGAGCACTGAGCTTGTTGAATCATTTGATTGTCATTTGCAATGCCAACCATCTATAACATGTAGTTTGAGTTTCTAGCTTCGGTTTCTTTCTCTTATGAATGCTACACCAAAGTATCCATGATAGTTAGCAACTATGCTCCCTCTTTGAAGTAGATATTGGAAACAAAACTTGTTATTAGTACTTTTCAAGCCACTGCTTGTACCTACTAGTGTTAGATCTTACTAAGTCAATTAactagattcaacaatatatcaaTATCTCTTTCATCAAGACAGCTGTTTAGTTCTTTTGTAGAGAAAATTTGGTTTATTAGTAAGAGTTGTTGAGCATAAGCTCTACCAGACCCCATTATATGCTAAAGCTGTAGAAGTTGTTGGATTCTCCCAGACATGCCAGAGTTTTAACTTTTTACAGCAGCAGACTTGCTTGCTTCATAGGTTCTCAATGTCATACTTTAATCAGCTTTTTTTAAAGTGGTTGACTGTTAATTTGTTGCTAATTTACAGTGCATATTGCAGTGTCCTGGTCCCATTTGACTTGTGAGTAGTCATCAAGTTCAGCACCCAGCCAGCAGGAAGAAAATTGCGTTTGCAGATTTATTTGACTTTTATACCACTTGGAAGTTGGATGGATGGCTGAAGTTTTATGCTTGGCCATTTAGTTTCCCACCACAGATTCGAGCTCCTGAAGGTCAATTCTCTATTTGCTTATGATTTTTCAGTTATATTCTTTAATgaatcgaagtttttattttcataagttatGGCGATCTAGCACAGCAAATCAACTGATAAAATAATATGTTTAGGAAATACTACTTCAAGCAACCACATAAACTACAGAAATCTAGCAGTCATGACAATGAAAACACTGAATTTGAAGCTTGTGGCAGCAACAATGTGTTAATCCATTGGTAATTGTCAAATGTCAAAATACATTAGCTTGGTGAAAAATCTTTCACTATATATTATTTCATCTTACATTTGGAAGACATATTATTCAGGCCCTGCCTTGTATTTCTTGAAGCAAAATTGCAGTTAGCTGATGGTGCTTTAAGAcctaatatttttcttttatgcTTGCAGTTTAATTTTCTTTAGATGTTTGTTTCATTGTAATCAAGGCTTGATCAAACTCCGAAGCATTGCTTTCTTGTGTTACATGCATCTTCCTCTATCATCTTCGTTGTGGTTGATAGAAAAAAAGTGTTAGAAGGTCCTTGAAGTGCCAACCATTGATTGTTTCCTCATTTAAATCAATAAAGGCTTCCAGTTGACGAAAGAGGACATCAAGGACATTCCATTCTTCCTCTTTCCTTCCCCACTCAATTGCCCAACCCAATCAAAGAAGAGATTCTTTCCATAGCTTACATATAAATTTTGGACTCAGTCTCTTGAGTGTGATTTAGAGAGATCTGTTGATGCTACGTGGTATATGAGCTGGTTGCAAGAAACATTACAGCCGTGCATAGCATGGATATGATATCACGTGCCCATATGATATGGTGTGAATTGTTTTCAGGCCCAATATACTACAGTATGCTGTTAGATGTACCAGACCAATAAAACAATTAGTCCATCTAAGACATGCTGCAGAAGTAGATTGCCAACTCTGTCCTTCGTAGATTGCTGATGGTATCATTGAGATGTGTTTCTGATAAGTGTGTGAATCATGAAAAACTGCCTGCTGAAAAGCATTTAGTGAAGATATTCTTTAGATTTTGTAGAATACTTCAAAATTAGGAAGCAACATAATCGCCAAATGGCAACTCTGAATTGTAGGTGGGAAAAGGATCATATAAAGCACATATGGAATGCCTTTAGATAGGTATGTCAGAGTGATGATTTTGCCCAGAGAAGCTAAAACATTCATGACAGGAGAATGTCGGCTAATTCTATTTCATGGGAGAAAAAAATCTGAAGTGCTTTAACTGATTGATGGGGATGGCTATGATAACCATTTTGATTAGTTAACTATCTGTGGGACTTTGAAACCTGTGGCAAACAAAAAGTTGCTAAAAGGATAGCTTTACAGATGACTGTCCTGACAGCTTCACTGCTTCTGTTCAAGATCAAGCTTTATTAGTCACCACCAACTTAAAAAGAACCTTGCGATGATCCTTCACTGCAATCCAGCCTTCTTTAATAGTTTTCTAGTTTCATGACTTAGCCTTGGCTTTGGTTGTCACTCTCCAATTATGATAAAGTTTCAAGAGAAGGGAGAATTGCTGTGATGGAACTTCTCAGAAGGAAAAGGTCTTGTTTAGCTGTGTGAAAGCTTGAAGTGGAACCCATAGAAGGTGAGGAAGCTATTCAGGAATATAAAGAAAACCATGGTTGTGGGAGAGTCCTGTCACAATCACTGTTGTTTTGTTTATGACTAAGGGACAATGGCTCTCTCACTTTAGTTTTAGCCCTGGGCTTTCTGATGTTAACTTTCAATTACAAGCCTTTGGTTTCTATTATTTTATACTGTCTTAGTTGTCAATAAAGCATTAAAGAGCAAAGACCCATATTAAGAGTTACAAAGAAAGTAGGCAAATGTGAGATGTGTACTACCTGTGATTGAAATATGACAGTGCAAATGAAGAGCTGATTGCCTTCATTAGGAAAGATTAAAAGCCTGATCTTAATCCCATGAATCTTACATCCTCAGTAGATGGCACCATTGTGCTGATTAAAGTAGTTTTTGCATTGTTCTCTTGTGGGTGTCTAAAGCACTGCTCTCTTTTATCTTTTGGGCATTTAAAAACATGAAGTGATTCTACTGTACAAGGCAAGGTGTTCCACCCTTGTACAATACAAAAGGTGTTCTATTTTAAATCTTCCAATCACTCATCACTAATTCTTGTAGTCATTTTTTCTCAATAGCTAGAAATTCCTTTTAGTAACAAGCAAGCTGTGTAAAATCAACAGAAATTAGTGAGAAGTTTTGTTCTATTATCACTCTTTTTCTATACAATAATTCCTGTTCATATATTAAGTTTGATACCATCATTAGATATTTGATCATGAGACCGTGGTAGTTAAATTTCTAGTAgttcatttatttattattttttgaaaaaaagaaactatattattgcttcaaatttctaataaaaatatatgtGAAGATCATTATGTAATAATAGAGATAAATACGAGGGATGAGAAGCCACCCATATCAAAGAAGAGTGTTTCATTTTAGTAGCAGTCTAATTTGTTGCTTGGTTATATTCCGTATAATAGCGTAAAAAGTGATAATAAATTAATCATCATAGAATCTTCTTGATGTGTATGATGGTGAATCGGAGACGCCAAGGAGGTTCAACGTCCTTGATGAATATATCGTCGTTGATGCTTTTGTCAAAGACATCTATTTGTTCGGCTCCTAAAAACTCCCAAATGGTCCCCCGACACAAATCTGAATCCTCCAGACAGCATATAAGAGGAGTTAttagattatttattatttataatagctGAAACCCAAAAAAATAAGTATGGTTTTAGCCTAGTAAAATAGGTGAATAACTTCTGTTGTTTATATTATGGAACATCAcattctcttctccttgttattagACATCTACCTGAGATTCTAAGATCATAAAATTGTATCTTGCTGTTGCTAATTATAATCTTGTAATGCAATAAAGGTTGGTTGAAAACAGTGGTTAGCCAttaatcattttattattatgaGTGCACTCTCACCTGATCTACATCATGGAATTAAGTTGGAACTTCTGGTGCAGTCTGTTCTGGTGCAGCCTGTTAGAATGTGGGAGGAGATGGAAGTGTTTAACTGATGACAGCCCATGCAAGTAGATTACTTACAAAGTCAACATCTTTAAGTACCTTGGATGATAAAGCTAAATAATTTGACTCTCTAAATATTAGATGATGAATGATTTATGAATCATTCACAGTGATCAAGTATATGGGCAATGCATTGAAGCAACTGCAACACTTCTGACTTCATCCCACTAGATTCTGCATCACAACTCCACATTATCAAGCAAGTAGCAGACTAAATACACTAATTATGACCATCCAAAC from Musa acuminata AAA Group cultivar baxijiao chromosome BXJ1-3, Cavendish_Baxijiao_AAA, whole genome shotgun sequence encodes the following:
- the LOC135617440 gene encoding U-box domain-containing protein 38-like isoform X2, encoding MGSRKPFWRFSNDHRSSTSASSTSPVSSIAAAEMAVEFLCPISRSLMADPVIVPPSGHTFERSCVQACADLAFSPPGLSLELSPSPLVLIPNVALKSAILSWCQSIGIPPPQPMPPDAARALVRSLMPPSSNPRPSPPHAAGGDGSGGGGHGRRDRRGEFMRRFAAFSFDEAEEAEKGEASRSPHGYGGTERGKEKRGELSRAAAAADSYGSRYDEKGEAMRASSASSDGEGEIFGSRSTRPAQSLRGAMNPNAPSAFSVRTKNQAPSFSQHLTSSASSYQSSSSNSSITEAFVEEAPKEPPPPEVHNRTATSLPTSQTADVGVSEEEVLIKLMDTELSEQESAVVLLRQATKENRKRRIDLCTPRLLAALRSMLLSSSAAVQISATASLVNLSLEPENRVRIVRSGAVPPLVEVLEGGYPEARYHAAGALFSLALADENRAAIGVLGAIPPLLDLFSVPSADGLRARRDAGMALYYLSLAGANRSKIARAPGVVRALLSVASEREVSPGGTPSTTQGPGLARLAMMVVCNLAGCNEGRAALMDGGAVASVVSLMRSPAAAAVEEYCVAALYGMSRGSLRFRGLARSASAEPVLTRVAEGWVSGGEMRREMAKKTLRALRGDDEDDAEPSLSMGFPADDDGSIVSEGMMSIRRRPNYYANPPRMNSAEF
- the LOC135617440 gene encoding U-box domain-containing protein 38-like isoform X1 — encoded protein: MGSRKPFWRFSNDHRSSTSASSTSPVSSIAAAEMAVEFLCPISRSLMADPVIVPPSGHTFERSCVQACADLAFSPPGLSLELSPSPLVLIPNVALKSAILSWCQSIGIPPPQPMPPDAARALVRSLMPPSSNPRPSPPHAAGGDGSGGGGHGRRDRRGEFMRRFAAFSFDEAEEAEKGEASRSPHGYGGTERGKEKRGELSRAAAAADSYGGTERGREKRGELSRAAAAADSYGSRYDEKGEAMRASSASSDGEGEIFGSRSTRPAQSLRGAMNPNAPSAFSVRTKNQAPSFSQHLTSSASSYQSSSSNSSITEAFVEEAPKEPPPPEVHNRTATSLPTSQTADVGVSEEEVLIKLMDTELSEQESAVVLLRQATKENRKRRIDLCTPRLLAALRSMLLSSSAAVQISATASLVNLSLEPENRVRIVRSGAVPPLVEVLEGGYPEARYHAAGALFSLALADENRAAIGVLGAIPPLLDLFSVPSADGLRARRDAGMALYYLSLAGANRSKIARAPGVVRALLSVASEREVSPGGTPSTTQGPGLARLAMMVVCNLAGCNEGRAALMDGGAVASVVSLMRSPAAAAVEEYCVAALYGMSRGSLRFRGLARSASAEPVLTRVAEGWVSGGEMRREMAKKTLRALRGDDEDDAEPSLSMGFPADDDGSIVSEGMMSIRRRPNYYANPPRMNSAEF